The following are encoded in a window of Castanea sativa cultivar Marrone di Chiusa Pesio chromosome 5, ASM4071231v1 genomic DNA:
- the LOC142637193 gene encoding cyclic phosphodiesterase-like isoform X2, whose protein sequence is MSNSNFKKLLPSYVQSRSTQQPQYSTQQTIKITQNPITILGFFVPHQISVSVSEKTNKSLSSLFASKPTSSSSSSSSSTSTLIFDLMATSEQVEPEKHVYSVWAVPPDDVAARLRKLMDSLGSEFGGPKFEPHITVVGAVSLTPEDAVEKFRSACEGRKAYTATVDRVATGTFFYQCVFLLIHPTIEVVETSAHCCGHFGYKNSTRNGILGCEAPCIHECPV, encoded by the exons ATGTCAAATTCCAACTTTAAAAAATTGCTTCCAAGTTACGTACAAAGCCGAAGCACACAACAACCTCAATATTCAACACAACAGACAATCAAAATCACCCAAAACCCCATCaccattttgggtttttttgttcCACATCAAatttctgtttctgtttctgAAAAAACCAACAAATCACTCTCTTCCTTATTTGCATCAAAACccacttcctcttcttcttcttcttcttctagtaCTTCGACCTTAATATTCGATCTCATGGCAACCTCCGAACAAGTAGAGCCAGAGAAGCACGTGTACTCGGTTTGGGCTGTCCCACCTGATGACGTGGCGGCCAGGCTGAGGAAGCTGATGGATAGCCTTGGGTCCGAGTTCGGTGGGCCCAAATTCGAGCCCCACATAACTGTTGTTGGGGCCGTCAGTTTGACACCGGAAGATGCGGTTGAGAAGTTCAGATCAGCCTGTGAAGGCCGCAAGGCCTACACTGCCACCGTTGATCGTGTGGCTACGGGCACTTTCTTCTATCAGTGTGTTTTCCTTCTCATCCATCCTACCATTGag GTAGTGGAGACTAGTGCACACTGCTGTGGTCATTTTGGATACAAGAACTCGACTC GAAATGGAATTTTGGGTTGTGAGGCTCCCTGTATTCATGAATGCCCTGTATAA
- the LOC142637193 gene encoding cyclic phosphodiesterase-like isoform X1, with protein sequence MSNSNFKKLLPSYVQSRSTQQPQYSTQQTIKITQNPITILGFFVPHQISVSVSEKTNKSLSSLFASKPTSSSSSSSSSTSTLIFDLMATSEQVEPEKHVYSVWAVPPDDVAARLRKLMDSLGSEFGGPKFEPHITVVGAVSLTPEDAVEKFRSACEGRKAYTATVDRVATGTFFYQCVFLLIHPTIEVVETSAHCCGHFGYKNSTPYMPHLSLLYADLTEDEKKKAQERASILDESINSLSFQVNRLALYKTDTEDKTLESWEKISECFLGPN encoded by the exons ATGTCAAATTCCAACTTTAAAAAATTGCTTCCAAGTTACGTACAAAGCCGAAGCACACAACAACCTCAATATTCAACACAACAGACAATCAAAATCACCCAAAACCCCATCaccattttgggtttttttgttcCACATCAAatttctgtttctgtttctgAAAAAACCAACAAATCACTCTCTTCCTTATTTGCATCAAAACccacttcctcttcttcttcttcttcttctagtaCTTCGACCTTAATATTCGATCTCATGGCAACCTCCGAACAAGTAGAGCCAGAGAAGCACGTGTACTCGGTTTGGGCTGTCCCACCTGATGACGTGGCGGCCAGGCTGAGGAAGCTGATGGATAGCCTTGGGTCCGAGTTCGGTGGGCCCAAATTCGAGCCCCACATAACTGTTGTTGGGGCCGTCAGTTTGACACCGGAAGATGCGGTTGAGAAGTTCAGATCAGCCTGTGAAGGCCGCAAGGCCTACACTGCCACCGTTGATCGTGTGGCTACGGGCACTTTCTTCTATCAGTGTGTTTTCCTTCTCATCCATCCTACCATTGag GTAGTGGAGACTAGTGCACACTGCTGTGGTCATTTTGGATACAAGAACTCGACTC CTTACATGCCACATTTGAGCCTCCTTTATGCGGATCTGACAGaggatgagaagaaaaaagctCAAGAAAGAGCTAGTATCCTTGATGAAAGCATTAACAGTTTGAGCTTCCAAGTTAATCGCCTTGCATTATACAAAACAGACACTGAGGACAAAACTCTCGAATCCTGGGAGAAAATTTCTGAATGCTTCCTTGGCCCAAATTAG